From the genome of Arthrobacter sp. SLBN-122:
CTCACCCTGCTGGGCTGCCCGCCGGAGCCCGGCCCGGGCTTCAGGGGCGTGAGCCACCTCGGCCGCTTGAGCACGTGGGTGAACGGACGGGCAGGCGCTGCCCTCCTGATTTGGGGCATCCGCAGCGGCCGCATGGTCCACGTGCCGCCTGGGCGGCAACGGTTCGTCAATTACCGTTTCCGCTTCACGCGACGCGCCGCCGTCCGGGACATCTACATACTCATGCAGAATGTTCCGGACCTTCGGCAGCCCCTGGCGGAGGCGCCGATTCCCAAGTTTGTAGCGGTAGGCGAACACGACCTGTGGCCGCTTCAGCTGCACCGGGTGTTCGCGCAGGCCATTCGTGCCAGGATCGGGGTGTACAGGGGCGGGCACAGTCCCTGCGAAACTTCCCCGCATGAGTTCAGCCGCGATCTTTTGGCCCTTTATGCCAAAGCGGACGAGGGGTAATCCAGGCATTTAAGCCGCCAAGGACCCGGAAGGCCTTGACCGCAGCAAAACGTTTTGCATATAGTGATGCAGGCAACATACAAAACGTTTTGCAAAGGAAGAAGTCAATGGCGACAAAGGTAAACATCCGGGACGTGGCGAAAGCTGCCGGCGTTTCCGTGACCACCGTGTCCCATGCCCTGAGCGAGGCGCACAGCTCTCGGGTCAACGCCCGGACTGTGGAGCACATCAAGGCGGTGGCCGGAGAACTCGGCTACGCCCCCAACCGGCTGGCCAGCGGACTGCGCAACCAGCGCTCCCGGATCCTCGGCCTGGTCAGCGATGAGATCACCACCACCCCCTTTGCCGGTGCCATGATCCAGGGTGCACAGGACGCAGCCTCCGAGCACGGACACCTGCTGATGGTGGTCAACTCCGGCCTGGACAATGAACTCGAACGACAGGAAATCCGGGCCCTGCAACAGCACCAGGTGGACGGGGTCATCTACGCCCGGATGTTCCACCAACTGGTATCCGCGCCAGGCGAGCTGAACGGTCTGCCGACGGTCGTGCTGGATGCGGCCACGGACGATCCCAGGATGTCCTCCGTGGTACCGGATGAATTTGGCGCCGGCCAATCGGCTGCCGAACTCCTCGTGGCAGCAGGCCACCGCAGGATCGCCATGATCAACAACGAGGAC
Proteins encoded in this window:
- a CDS encoding LacI family DNA-binding transcriptional regulator, whose product is MATKVNIRDVAKAAGVSVTTVSHALSEAHSSRVNARTVEHIKAVAGELGYAPNRLASGLRNQRSRILGLVSDEITTTPFAGAMIQGAQDAASEHGHLLMVVNSGLDNELERQEIRALQQHQVDGVIYARMFHQLVSAPGELNGLPTVVLDAATDDPRMSSVVPDEFGAGQSAAELLVAAGHRRIAMINNEDDIPAAHGRLAGFRERLVRSGLELAEENLVAAHPSTAGGREAALQLLSGTERPTALFCFNDQMAMGAYQAAGHLGIKVPQELSIVGVDNLELIADALWPGLSTVALPHYEMGRWAVLKLLAELDDPDAARIQEKITCPLVERASVAPPQD